The sequence ATTATTATGAAATGCTCTATAGTAGTCCCCTGGGTTTCAGAGAAAATATTTGCCAGATAGGTATAGTTATAGTCTAACTTTTTACTTAAATAATCAGAGAAGTTTGTTTTAGGCAAGTCGTCAGCATAGTGAACCATTTCAATAATTACATTCTTTATACTTTCAATCAGAATAGCTCTTTTGTCGTCTATCAGTTCGAGCTTTGATCTTAACAGAATTACCCTTAGTTTATCCCTTTGCTTTGGAGTGATTTCTTCCAATACATTCACTTCTCCTAAGTTAACAGTTACATAGTGAAGACCTAATTCTTTAAATGCTTCTTTAACAACCATCTTACAACGGATGCTAACCATGTATTTGATGTATAGTCTCAATGTGTATAAGTTATGTTGGCTTATTGACACTTATAAATCACAAATGACAGGCCAAATTCTTGTGAGAATACCCACCTACGGTAACCTGATGTTTGAATTTTAAAGCATACTTGCGGCGAACACGGGTTTAGTCTTCATAACCGCTTTTAATAATTGTCGAAATCATTTTAAACTGTTCATCAGCATTAAAGCAATGTGTGGAGTGCGCGGGGATAATAATTCCCTGTCCCTGGGTTAATTTGTATAGTTTATTATCAATGGTAATTGCAGCAGCACCGTCTATTATTTGAATATAGTTATCAAAAGGAAGCGTTTTTTCTACCAGTTCTTCTCCTGCTGCAAAGGCAGAGACTGTTATATTGCCAGTATTCTTCTTTATAATAATTTTGTTTAGAACCGAGTTGGGCATATACTCAATGATTTCTACAATGAAATGAATTTCCCCTTTATTCATTTCTCTGGCATCAGGAATATTTTTGTGTTTATGCATTTATTTGACAATTTGTTATTAGGCATATGACCCGTTATTTAACAATATTTGTACAGTGAAATAATCCTGGCAGTGCCGGTCATGATATGGTTGTAAACAGGGGTTGCTAATTTATATTGAATAACTTTTCAGGACAACTTTGAAGAATCATTTTCCAGTATTTTCTTCTTTTCCTGATATTCATCATTATTAATTTGACCAAGTGCAAACCGCCTTTTTAAAATATCGAGTGGCGCCTCTCTCTTCATTCGCTGTCCGGGAATATTGTAAGGAATAGCGAATATCCAGAAGATAAAAATCATCCACACCAACCACCATACCAGGTGCATTCCCCAAAAATGATAACCGTCGTAAAACATAGTATTTATTTAGAAAGGTGAATATGATAACTGTAATATTAATTTATGGCAACAACCGGTTTCTTACTGGTTTTTATTTTCTTTTTAGTTTTACTTACAATCTGATTGATGGATTTTTCAACGGCTTTTGTAATTTCACTAATAAGAGAAACATTATAAGCTATTAATACTTTCTTTACAGCATTAGTCAGCTTTTCCTTTAAAATGCGCTTTTTTTTACCCATGATCTGGTAGATTTAATTTGATATATTTTATTAGAAGAAATTAACACTACAGGTCGTAGCACAATAATAATTGTCCAGAAGGCCTATAGCCTGAGCCTGGGTAACATCTTTCGTGGATTATCCTGAACCCATATAAAGGTCAATGAATATTTAATTGAAAGTGTTACGTAATAATATAAAATCGTTGTATCATTCACACATTCATCAGCAAGGCTAACCAATTACACCGCATTACCAGCTTAACTTCCATTTACGATCGTAGATTATGTAAGAAATAACAAGACTACAAATGGGATATTAAGCGGCATGATAAGAAATGGTACCTTGGCTTAAGAATTTGCCTGGGGGCCTGGTGAATTTGTCAGAGACAACAACCCGGGTTGACTGATAATTGCATCCCCTGGTTAATACCTAAGATGGTCAGCGGAAGCGCATCCTGACATCGACGGACGCACTAATCTTGCTGAAATATGGGGCTGGAACGGTGGAAACATTCAGGAATTTTAAAGGGGAAGGTAAAACCATTGAAATTTTAACAAAAATAAATAGCGATTTCACCACCTTTAAAAGGAAAGGTAATTTGGCATATTTTATTATACTTTTGCGAATAATTGACCATGTATGATCCATTTTTTTTCAAATAGTTTTAATACAATTTTTGCGGTTCAGAAAGCGCAGGAGCTAACACCCTCGGATATTTCAAAGCTGTGTTGGCTGTTCGGAAATGCACAATTACACCAGGAAAAAGTACTGAAAGATTATTATGTGGGGCCCCGTGCGGCTATGGTTACACCCTGGAGTACAAATGCGGTGGAAATCACCCAGAATATGGAAATTCATGGGATTGCACGTATTGAAACTTACAGTAAGGTAAATCCTGACTTTAACGATTTTGACCCTATGCTGTCTCAAAAATATGCTGAATTGAATCAGGATATCTTCTCCATCAGCATTGTACCCGAACCAATTATCGAAATTGAGGATATTGCCGACTATAACCGAAAGGAAGGCTTATCATTAAGTGAGGAAGAAGTTGATTATTTAAATAATCTGTCCCTGAAAATGGGGCGTAAACTGACGGATTCAGAAGTATTTGGTTTTTCACAGGTAAATTCTGAGCACTGCCGGCATAAAATATTTAATGGAAAATTTGTGATTGATGGGCAGGAACAACCATTATCCCTGTTTAAACTTATTCGTAAAACATCCGAAACCAATCCAAACAGTATCGTATCTGCATATAAGGACAATGTGGCTTTTGTAAAAGGCCCTATGGTGCAGCAATTTGCACCAAAACGTCCGGATGTGCCTGATTTCTATGAAGTTAAAGAATTCGAATCGGTTATTTCATTAAAAGCCGAAACACATAACTTCCCAACTACCGTAGAACCTTTTAATGGGGCGGCCACAGGTGCTGGCGGTGAGATCAGAGACAGGCTGGCAGGTGGTCAGGGGTCTATTCCGTTGGCAGGAACGGCAGTGTACATGACGGCGCTTTCCCGTCTTACTTCAGGCAGAGATTGGGAAAATCAGGTAGCGGAACGTAAATGGCTGTACCAGACCCCTGTTGATATCCTGATCAAGGCGTCAAACGGGGCATCTGATTTTGGAAATAAGTTCGGACAGCCCCTAATCACTGGTTCTCTGCTCACCTTTGAACACGAAGAGAATGGGATTACCCTTGGCTACGATAAAGTTATAATGCAGGCAGGTGGTATTGGCTATGCCAAGGCCAGTCAGGCTACTAAACTGAAGCCATCCGTCGATGACAAGGTGGTGATCCTGGGTGGTGACAATTACCGTATTGGTATGGGCGGTGCTGCCGTCTCATCGGCAGATACCGGTGCATTTGATTCAGCAATAGAGTTAAATGCCGTACAGCGTTCTAACCCGGAAATGCAGAAGCGTGTAGCGAATGTAGTGCGTGGCCTGGTAGAAAGTGATCATAATACAATTATATCTATACACGACCATGGTGCGGGAGGACACCTGAACTGTCTGTCAGAACTGGTGGAAGAAACTGGTGGTTTGATCAACCTCGATAAACTGCCTGTGGGTGATCCGACCCTCTCTGCCAGGGAAATTATTGGCAACGAATCACAGGAGCGTATGGGTATCGTGATCGGCCAGGAGAATATTGAAACCATGCAGCGTATCGCGGCACGTGAACGTTCTCCTATGTATGTAGTAGGAGCTGTCACCGGCGACCATCGTTTTACATTTAAGTCTGCCACTACAGGAGCCACGCCATTAGACCTGAACCTGGCTGACATGTTTGGCAGTTCTCCGAAAATATACATGCGGGATAAAACCATTACCCGCAGCTACCAGCCGCTAACCTACGATGTAAAAAAATTACAGCAATACCTGGAACAGGTCCTGCAACTGGAAGCAGTAGCCAGTAAAGACTGGTTAGTGAATAAAGTGGACCGTTGTGTAAGTGGCCGTGTGGCTAAACAGCAATGTGCCGGCCCGCTACAGTTACCATTGAACAACTGTGGGGTAATGGCCCTGGATTTTCAGGGACAGCACGGTATTGCTACTTCAATTGGGCATGCCCCGCTGTCAGCACTGATCAATCCCGCTGCAGGCAGTCGTAATGCAATTGCAGAAGCGTTGTCCAACATCGTTTGGGCACCTTTGAAGGATGGCATTACCAGTGTATCATTATCGGCCAACTGGATGTGGCCATGTAAGAACGAAGGTGAAGATGCAAGATTATACGAGGCGGTAAAAGCTTGTTCCGACTTCGCTATCGCATTAGGCATCAACATCCCTACAGGGAAGGATTCATTATCCATGAAGCAGAAATACCCTGATAAGGAAGTGATTGCACCTGGAACTGTGATTATATCAGCTACCGGCCATTGCGATGATATTAAGGCTGTCGTTGAGCCTGTATTAACCAAAAGTGGTGGCAGTATCTATTACATCAATCTTTCAGGAGATAACTATAAATTAGGTGGGTCCTCTTTTGCGCAGATCGTAAACAAGATTGGAGACCAGACACCTGATGTGGTGAATGCCGCTACTTTTAAGCAGGCATTTGACACCCTGCAACAGCTGATCAAAGCTGGAAGTATACAGGCAGGTCATGACATTGGCAGTGGCGGCCTGATTGTGACGCTGCTGGAGCTTTGCTTTGCAGACCGTGACCTGGGTGCCAATATTGATTTGAGCGGATTGGGCGAGGAGGATATCATTAAGCTCTTATTTGCTGAGAATAATGGAGTGGTTTTCCAGGCAGATGCTTCGGTAGAAACATTACTGGAAGAAGCTGGTATTGCTTGTCATAAGATAGGGGAAGTGACTACAACAGCTGCATTAACGGTGAAGCATGTAACGGGCGACTGGCAATTTGACATCAATCACCTGCGGGATGTATGGTCTACGACTTCGTACCTGTTGGACCAAAAGCAATGTGGTACGGTAAAAGCAAAAGAGCGTTTTGAAAATTATAAGAACCAACCGCTGAAATTTACATTCCCAGCTGGATTTAGTGGAAAGAAACCTGTCATTGACAGTACAAAACCTCGTATCAAGGCAGCAGTATTGCGTGAAAAGGGGAGTAACTCTGAGCGGGAGATGGCGAATGCGATGTACATGGCAGGGTTTGATGTAAAGGATGTGCATATGACCGACCTTATATCAGGGCGTGAAACGCTGGAAGATATTCAGTTTTTAGGAGCTGTAGGTGGTTTCTCCAATTCTGATGTGTTGGGTTCTGCTAAAGGTTGGGCGGGAGCATTCCTCTATAACCCGAAGGCAAAGGAGGCAATCGAAAAATTCTTTAATCGTAAAGATACCCTTTCATTGGGGATCTGTAACGGTTGTCAGTTGTTTGTAGAACTGGGTTTAATCAACCTGGATCATGGAGAAAAACCACGTATGTTGCATAATGACAGCCATAAACATGAGAGCATCTTTACATCGGTGACTATCCAGGAGAATAAATCGGTATTGTTGTCAAATCTTGCGGGTAGTACTTTAGGCGTGTGGGTTTCACATGGAGAGGGGAAATTTGATTTCCCATATGAAGAAGATAAATACAACATCGTCGGTAAATATGGTTATGAAGGTTATCCGGCTAATCCAAATGGATCTGGTTTTAACGCGGCTATGCTGTGTGATGTAACTGGCAGGCACCTGGTAATGATGCCGCATATAGAACGTTCAATATTTCAGTGGAACTGGGCACATTATCCTGATGGACGTAAGGATGAAGTATCACCTTGGTTGACAGCATTTATAAATGCAAGGGAATGGCTGGAGAAGTAAGCATCTGACTACGTTTGTCTATTTTATTATAAGAACAGTATGTATCAAAAATAGATGAACCTCCTTAGAACTGCATAAATGGAAACCTGTCTCCATCAGGTATTGGAATTAAAAGAGCGTGTATCTTACTTTTGATACACGCTCTTCGTTATTTGAGTACCAGGTGGTGTAAGGTCTTTGTTTATTCCCGACCAACCTAATAAGGGAATAATCATTGAAGAACGTTTTTCCCGGATTCCCATCAAGGGGGTATGATAATATTATCCGCTCAGGCACTTTGTCTCAAAAGGTTCTTTTACGCAACTCTTCTCTCATGATCTTTCTTACCAGTTTATCTGCATCAATATTATAATTGATATTCATACCCTGTTTCTGATGCGCTTTTACTTTGGTAAAAATCAATTGAATCTGTGCCCCCAGGCGATAGAGTTCCTGCACCATGTCTGCATTACGTATAATAGTTCCCTTACTGGTAATGAAGTTTGCATGGCTAAGTTTATATTGTCGCTCCATCAATCCCGTTACATACTGGCTATCAGCGTAAATGTGCAGGTGTTGGATGTCTTTAAAATTGTTTTGAGCATATTTTATTCCTTCTATTACTGCGGATAGTTCCATCCTGTTATGTGTAGTGTCTTGTACGCTGCCAGATAAGACCACTTTCCCCCCGTCTGTCAATATGATGGCAACCCATGCTCCCTGGCCACTTTGGGGGTGACAACTTCCATCTGTATATATAGCCGCTGTATTGATCATATCTACAAATGTAAGGTGAATTCCGTCTAACCATTGTTATTCTGCCTGACATGTGCTGGTCAATGTTAGTGCATCAATGCTTGCTCAAATGGGGTGGCCCGGGATCACACCAAAATGGATATTGGGCGATGAAAGGCGCGGATATGGAAGCGGTTGTTTTCGGGGAATAATAGAAAATAAGGCAAGGAGCCGATGATCCGGCATTGATGCAGGTAGCGCTTTTGGAAGAGGTTCGGTGTCAACTAAATATCACCATTCTATCAGAACAAACCGATTGTGCAGACCGATAATTAAAACCTGGAATTTGGAACCCGATCTGGCAAGGGAGTTTGTAAACTACCCGGGAGTTGGTATTTTTACAACTTAGGGGATTAAATGCTTGTCAACAGTAAAACACCAGACGCTACTATTGGGTCTGCCTGTACAGCACTTATTTAATTCCTTTTTAACTAAATCTTATGAAAATGTACAAACTATTATGTGGGTTCCTGTTGCTTTTCTGCCTGCAAAGCAAAGCACAATCCAAAGATTCATTGAATGTAAAGCTGGCTGAAGCCAAACGTGAGATATTGGCGAATGTCGTTATTAACGACAACGCGAATAAGGCGTTTGATGGTTTAACGCAGAAAGCAACAGAGGCTTACCAGCATGATGGATCTAGTAAAAATCTGGCTAAGATCCTTGAACGCTACCGGACATTGTTAACAGAAATCAAAGGTGCACAGACGCCTAAAGTCAACAATACCGAAGAGTTTGAAGTTAGCTACGAATCTGTAAAAAAAGCTAAGTTGAAACTCTGCCCGCTTTATCCTTTTTGCGATTAAGTTGTAATAGCTCCGAATTGCGTCGCCAATCAGTTCATATAATAGTTATGAAAAATAAATTGGCTTACTGACCATTGAGCGAACCGATTTGGATTGGAAAATGAGAAGCTTACAATAAAGTAAAATAGCTAAAAAAAGAGGGTGTATCATGAGTTAGATACACCCTCTTTTAATTCGGATACCTGATGGAGCCAGATTCCATTTTATGCGTTTCTCAGGAGTTCCATTTATTTATGATACACTCTCATTTTTTGTGCCCGGTAGGGTAAGTTTTCGAACCAGGCTATGAAATCAAGGACCTAATACCTGGCTGAGTTTTACCGGGGAGTGAGATCATAAACAAATGCGATGATTTAAGATCCAGGAGAAGAATGGGGTGATTTTCTCACCTGTACAATATCAATATAAAATTATTTGTTTCTTAAATACCAATATGGCTGTGTTTAATGAAAGTTAAAAATCATTAAACATATCATGGGCTTTGCAAATTATTCCTCCGAAATATTCAGCAATGTCAGCAGGTCTTTTTTAAACAAGGCGTTATCTGGTAAATGTTTATTGACATTTTCCGGAATAGGTCCTGTAAAATAAACTTTTGAGCCTGGAACGGCCAGGCACACAGTCCTGCAATATTTCATAAAATCATCCTCTGATAAAGGGGTCGTTAAATTTGTGACAATAAATGCGAAATCACATGCTGTAACAATACGGTCAAGACTTTCATAAGGAACAGATTGCCCAAGATATATGGTCTTAAATCCCCGTGATCTCAGTATATAATTAAAAAATAGTAGTCCGATCTCATGCAACTCATTTTCTGGCAGGAATAATAACGCGGTGCCAAGATCCTGGTTTACTACACGGGTAATTCGTTCGGTGGCAACTATGATCTTGTTCCGGATGAGATTGGAGATAAAATGCTCCTGGGCAGGATTAATCGTACCAATCTGCCACATAATACCAATACGGCGGAAAAATGGGAAAATGTGTTTAATGATGGTATTTTCAAAGCCTTCAGTCATCACTATATCCAGAAATGTTTTATTAAATAGTTGTTCATCCAGATTGATGAGGCTTAAAAGTAAACTATCGCTATATGTATCTTGCTGGTTTACAATTTTAAGTCCTGATATTTTGTTTGCAATCTCCTCATCGCTCATTTCACTGATGGCTGAAATTTTAAAGCCATATTGTGACAACATGCTGATATTCAGTAGTTTTTTGAGGTCTTCATTGGTATAGAAACGGATATTCGTATCTGTTCTACCTGGCTGTACAATTTTATATCTCTTCTCCCAGATTCTAATAGTATGTGCCTTAATGCCCGATAGGTTTTCGAGATCCTTAATTGAATACATTTCAGATGACATTATTACAAATTTGAACTGTCAAGGTCGGTATTTATAAATATCTCCCTTTCCGTAAAACGATTATTCCTGGACAAAATTAAATCTTTTGTTTATCCTTTGTTTTGAAAGTTTAAACACTATCTTTGTTTAACATTTTTAATAAAAGATGAAACAAGAACCAGGTGAAAAGGTTTTGGTAATTGGTGCGGGGTATGCAGGTTTAACTGCTGCCATTACTATGGCCAGCTATGGATACCAGGTAGCTGTAGTAGAAAAGCATGAGACTACCGGTGGGAGGGGGAGGGCATTCAGTGAGAGTGGCTTTACATTTGACATGGGACCTAGTTGGTATTGGATGCCAGAAGTGGCTGAGGGCTTTTTTAATCGTCATGGACGTCGTATAGGAGACTATTTGTCTCTTGTACGATTAGACCCTTCTTACCAGGTAGTTTTTGGAAAGAATGATGTTGTTCAGCTCCCGGCATCTTTTAGTGGTATTTGTTCTTTATTTGAAAGTATAGAAAAAGGTGCCGGCAGTAAGCTGAAAATATTTATGCGTGAGGCTGAATATAAGTACCAGACAGCTATGAAGACTTATATAAATAAGCCAGGCCTTCATATAAGTGAGTTATGCAATGCAGAGGTAATACAATCTGTTCTGAAAATGGACATGTTACAATCTTTCAGGAGTCATGCCAGCAAATTTTTTAAGGATGAAAGGCTTTTAAGGATTATTGAGTTTCCTATATTATTTCTGGGAGCTACTGCTGATAAAATTCCAGCGATGTATAGTATGATGAACTATGCAGATATGAAATTAGGTACGTGGTATCCTATGGGAGGAATGGTAAAGTTATCGGAGGCGTTGACAACGCTGGCACGGGAAAAGGGGGTACATTTTTTAAATGGTACAGAAGTAACAAGTCTGGTAGTGATTAATG is a genomic window of Chitinophaga sp. LS1 containing:
- a CDS encoding ribonuclease H — translated: MINTAAIYTDGSCHPQSGQGAWVAIILTDGGKVVLSGSVQDTTHNRMELSAVIEGIKYAQNNFKDIQHLHIYADSQYVTGLMERQYKLSHANFITSKGTIIRNADMVQELYRLGAQIQLIFTKVKAHQKQGMNINYNIDADKLVRKIMREELRKRTF
- a CDS encoding SHOCT domain-containing protein — encoded protein: MFYDGYHFWGMHLVWWLVWMIFIFWIFAIPYNIPGQRMKREAPLDILKRRFALGQINNDEYQEKKKILENDSSKLS
- a CDS encoding cupin domain-containing protein; the protein is MHKHKNIPDAREMNKGEIHFIVEIIEYMPNSVLNKIIIKKNTGNITVSAFAAGEELVEKTLPFDNYIQIIDGAAAITIDNKLYKLTQGQGIIIPAHSTHCFNADEQFKMISTIIKSGYED
- the purL gene encoding phosphoribosylformylglycinamidine synthase, coding for MIHFFSNSFNTIFAVQKAQELTPSDISKLCWLFGNAQLHQEKVLKDYYVGPRAAMVTPWSTNAVEITQNMEIHGIARIETYSKVNPDFNDFDPMLSQKYAELNQDIFSISIVPEPIIEIEDIADYNRKEGLSLSEEEVDYLNNLSLKMGRKLTDSEVFGFSQVNSEHCRHKIFNGKFVIDGQEQPLSLFKLIRKTSETNPNSIVSAYKDNVAFVKGPMVQQFAPKRPDVPDFYEVKEFESVISLKAETHNFPTTVEPFNGAATGAGGEIRDRLAGGQGSIPLAGTAVYMTALSRLTSGRDWENQVAERKWLYQTPVDILIKASNGASDFGNKFGQPLITGSLLTFEHEENGITLGYDKVIMQAGGIGYAKASQATKLKPSVDDKVVILGGDNYRIGMGGAAVSSADTGAFDSAIELNAVQRSNPEMQKRVANVVRGLVESDHNTIISIHDHGAGGHLNCLSELVEETGGLINLDKLPVGDPTLSAREIIGNESQERMGIVIGQENIETMQRIAARERSPMYVVGAVTGDHRFTFKSATTGATPLDLNLADMFGSSPKIYMRDKTITRSYQPLTYDVKKLQQYLEQVLQLEAVASKDWLVNKVDRCVSGRVAKQQCAGPLQLPLNNCGVMALDFQGQHGIATSIGHAPLSALINPAAGSRNAIAEALSNIVWAPLKDGITSVSLSANWMWPCKNEGEDARLYEAVKACSDFAIALGINIPTGKDSLSMKQKYPDKEVIAPGTVIISATGHCDDIKAVVEPVLTKSGGSIYYINLSGDNYKLGGSSFAQIVNKIGDQTPDVVNAATFKQAFDTLQQLIKAGSIQAGHDIGSGGLIVTLLELCFADRDLGANIDLSGLGEEDIIKLLFAENNGVVFQADASVETLLEEAGIACHKIGEVTTTAALTVKHVTGDWQFDINHLRDVWSTTSYLLDQKQCGTVKAKERFENYKNQPLKFTFPAGFSGKKPVIDSTKPRIKAAVLREKGSNSEREMANAMYMAGFDVKDVHMTDLISGRETLEDIQFLGAVGGFSNSDVLGSAKGWAGAFLYNPKAKEAIEKFFNRKDTLSLGICNGCQLFVELGLINLDHGEKPRMLHNDSHKHESIFTSVTIQENKSVLLSNLAGSTLGVWVSHGEGKFDFPYEEDKYNIVGKYGYEGYPANPNGSGFNAAMLCDVTGRHLVMMPHIERSIFQWNWAHYPDGRKDEVSPWLTAFINAREWLEK
- a CDS encoding MerR family transcriptional regulator; translation: MSSEMYSIKDLENLSGIKAHTIRIWEKRYKIVQPGRTDTNIRFYTNEDLKKLLNISMLSQYGFKISAISEMSDEEIANKISGLKIVNQQDTYSDSLLLSLINLDEQLFNKTFLDIVMTEGFENTIIKHIFPFFRRIGIMWQIGTINPAQEHFISNLIRNKIIVATERITRVVNQDLGTALLFLPENELHEIGLLFFNYILRSRGFKTIYLGQSVPYESLDRIVTACDFAFIVTNLTTPLSEDDFMKYCRTVCLAVPGSKVYFTGPIPENVNKHLPDNALFKKDLLTLLNISEE
- a CDS encoding phytoene desaturase family protein; its protein translation is MKQEPGEKVLVIGAGYAGLTAAITMASYGYQVAVVEKHETTGGRGRAFSESGFTFDMGPSWYWMPEVAEGFFNRHGRRIGDYLSLVRLDPSYQVVFGKNDVVQLPASFSGICSLFESIEKGAGSKLKIFMREAEYKYQTAMKTYINKPGLHISELCNAEVIQSVLKMDMLQSFRSHASKFFKDERLLRIIEFPILFLGATADKIPAMYSMMNYADMKLGTWYPMGGMVKLSEALTTLAREKGVHFLNGTEVTSLVVINDKVSGVDTNKGFISADIVISGADYHHTDRELLPVQKSNYSEEYWQKRVMAPSCLIYYIGVNRKLPGLLHHNLFFEHDLQQHATAIYKTSTWPSHPLFYLCCPSKTDISVAPEGMENLFYLIPTAPGLADTPEIRERYLKMLLSETELFCGESFEKDIIYSRSYAYSNFIEDYHAFKGNAYGLANTLGQTSFLKPSIRHKKIKNLFFTGQLTVPGPGVPPAILSGEMVAHHILKQKSVKHEIFI
- a CDS encoding helix-turn-helix domain-containing protein; amino-acid sequence: MVVKEAFKELGLHYVTVNLGEVNVLEEITPKQRDKLRVILLRSKLELIDDKRAILIESIKNVIIEMVHYADDLPKTNFSDYLSKKLDYNYTYLANIFSETQGTTIEHFIIMHKIERVKELIIYDELNLSEIAYKLHYSSVSHLSHQFKKITGLTPTYFKTLKNKKLNLLENL